A genomic window from Sphingomonas taxi includes:
- the sufC gene encoding Fe-S cluster assembly ATPase SufC: MLKIENLHAEIDGKPILKGLTLAVNAGEIHAIMGPNGAGKSTLGYVLGGRPGYEVTEGSITFDGQDLLELAPNERAAAGVFLGFQYPVEIPGVSNVQFLREALNAQRGVRGEKPLSGAEFLKLAREEARKLDMDAEMLKRPVNVGFSGGEKKRNEMVQMGVVNPKFAILDETDSGLDIDALRIVGDGINRIMRAPDKAVLLITHYQRLLDYVRPDVVHVLADGRIVRTGGADLAHELEREGYAGVTA, encoded by the coding sequence ATGCTCAAGATTGAAAACCTGCACGCCGAGATCGACGGCAAGCCGATCCTCAAGGGGCTCACCCTCGCGGTGAACGCCGGCGAGATCCATGCGATCATGGGGCCGAACGGTGCGGGCAAATCGACGCTCGGCTATGTCCTCGGCGGGCGTCCTGGGTATGAGGTGACCGAGGGGTCGATCACCTTCGACGGGCAGGACCTGCTGGAGCTTGCTCCCAACGAGCGCGCTGCGGCGGGCGTGTTCCTCGGCTTCCAATATCCGGTCGAGATCCCCGGCGTCAGCAACGTCCAGTTCCTGCGCGAGGCGCTTAACGCGCAGCGCGGCGTGCGCGGTGAGAAGCCGCTGTCCGGGGCGGAGTTCCTCAAGCTCGCGCGAGAGGAGGCGCGCAAGCTCGACATGGATGCCGAAATGCTCAAGCGGCCGGTCAACGTCGGTTTCTCCGGCGGCGAGAAGAAGCGCAACGAGATGGTGCAGATGGGCGTCGTCAACCCCAAGTTCGCGATCCTCGACGAGACCGACAGCGGCCTCGACATCGACGCGCTGCGCATCGTCGGCGACGGCATCAACCGCATCATGCGCGCGCCCGACAAGGCGGTGCTGCTGATCACCCATTATCAGCGGCTGCTCGATTACGTGCGACCCGACGTCGTCCACGTGCTCGCCGACGGGCGTATCGTCCGCACCGGTGGCGCTGACCTCGCGCACGAGCTGGAGCGTGAGGGCTATGCGGGGGTGACGGCGTGA
- the sufB gene encoding Fe-S cluster assembly protein SufB, producing MATKNAEAYAAVSKTYEWGFSSDIEQDFAPKGLSEDTVRYISAKKNEPEWMLDWRLKAFRLWQTMAAPDWAKLNVPPIDYQDAYYYAEPKAKPKLGSLDEVDPEILRVYEKLGIPIAEQKMLAGVEDLDAEGNPKRRVAVDAVFDSVSVATTFRKELEAAGVIFRSISEAIREYPDLVRKWLGKVVPQRDNYFATLNSAVFSDGTFVYIPEGVRCPMELSTYFRINAENTGQFERTLIVADKGSYVSYLEGCTAPMRDENQLHAAVVELVALDDAEIKYSTVQNWYPGDENGVGGIYNFVTKRALCQGRNSKVSWTQVETGSAITWKYPSCVLAGENSVGEFYSVAVTNNRQQADTGTKMIHLGKGSRSTIVSKGISAGRSDNTYRGLVRVGPTAENVRNFTQCDSLLLGDQCGAHTVPYIEVKNPSAQIEHEATTSKISEDQLFYAMSRGLDQEAAVALIVNGFAREVLQQLPMEFAVEAQKLLGISLEGSVG from the coding sequence ATGGCGACCAAGAACGCAGAGGCCTATGCGGCCGTCTCCAAGACCTACGAATGGGGCTTTTCGTCCGATATCGAACAAGACTTCGCGCCCAAGGGGCTGAGCGAGGACACGGTTCGCTACATCAGCGCCAAGAAGAACGAGCCCGAATGGATGCTCGACTGGCGGCTGAAGGCGTTCCGCCTGTGGCAGACGATGGCGGCGCCCGACTGGGCCAAGCTGAACGTGCCCCCGATCGACTATCAGGACGCTTATTATTACGCCGAGCCCAAGGCGAAGCCCAAGCTCGGCTCGCTCGACGAGGTCGATCCCGAGATCCTGCGCGTCTACGAGAAGCTCGGCATTCCGATCGCCGAGCAGAAGATGCTCGCCGGGGTCGAGGACCTCGATGCGGAGGGCAATCCGAAGCGCCGCGTCGCGGTGGATGCAGTGTTCGACAGCGTCTCGGTCGCCACCACCTTCCGCAAGGAGCTGGAGGCTGCGGGGGTCATCTTCCGCTCGATCAGCGAGGCGATCCGCGAATATCCCGATCTCGTCCGCAAATGGCTGGGCAAGGTCGTGCCGCAGCGCGACAATTATTTCGCGACACTCAACTCGGCGGTCTTCTCCGACGGTACGTTCGTCTACATCCCGGAAGGCGTGCGCTGCCCGATGGAGCTGTCGACCTATTTCCGCATCAATGCCGAGAATACCGGCCAGTTCGAGCGGACGCTGATCGTCGCCGACAAGGGTAGCTACGTCTCCTATCTCGAAGGCTGCACTGCGCCGATGCGCGACGAGAACCAGCTCCATGCCGCAGTGGTGGAACTGGTCGCGCTCGACGATGCCGAGATCAAATATTCGACCGTGCAGAACTGGTATCCCGGCGACGAGAATGGCGTCGGCGGCATCTACAATTTCGTCACCAAGCGCGCGCTGTGTCAGGGCCGGAACAGCAAGGTGTCGTGGACGCAGGTCGAGACCGGATCGGCGATCACCTGGAAATATCCGAGCTGCGTGCTCGCCGGCGAGAACAGCGTCGGCGAATTCTATTCGGTCGCGGTGACCAACAACCGCCAGCAGGCCGATACCGGCACCAAGATGATCCACCTCGGCAAGGGATCGCGCTCGACGATCGTGTCGAAGGGGATTTCGGCGGGGCGGTCGGACAATACCTATCGCGGGCTGGTCCGGGTCGGGCCGACCGCGGAGAACGTCCGCAACTTCACGCAATGCGATTCGCTGCTGCTCGGCGACCAATGCGGGGCGCATACCGTGCCGTACATCGAGGTGAAGAACCCCTCGGCGCAGATCGAGCATGAGGCGACGACCTCGAAGATCAGCGAGGACCAGCTCTTCTACGCGATGAGCCGTGGTCTCGATCAGGAGGCGGCGGTGGCGCTGATCGTCAACGGCTTCGCGCGCGAGGTGCTGCAGCAATTGCCGATGGAATTCGCCGTCGAGGCGCAAAAGCTGCTCGGGATCAGCCTCGAAGGCTCGGTAGGGTAA
- a CDS encoding SUF system Fe-S cluster assembly regulator produces the protein MRLSSLADYAVVMMSAAARHCGGAARLNATLLAEETGVPLPTAQKLVSRLSSAGLIESARGTGGGFRLARPAAAISLADIVEAVEGPIQMTSCVEGSRHECGLEGNCLVRPHWGIVNEAVRGALAGVSLARLSRAPIHDPIPAPLSEQV, from the coding sequence ATGCGACTTTCCAGCCTTGCCGATTATGCGGTCGTGATGATGTCCGCCGCCGCGCGCCATTGCGGCGGTGCGGCGCGACTCAACGCGACGCTGCTCGCCGAGGAAACCGGCGTGCCGCTGCCGACCGCGCAGAAGCTGGTCAGCCGTTTGTCCAGCGCCGGCCTGATCGAGAGCGCGCGCGGTACCGGCGGCGGCTTCCGCCTCGCGCGGCCCGCCGCGGCGATCAGCCTCGCCGATATCGTCGAGGCGGTCGAGGGGCCGATCCAGATGACCTCCTGCGTGGAGGGCAGTCGCCACGAATGCGGCCTGGAGGGCAATTGCCTCGTCCGGCCGCATTGGGGGATCGTCAACGAGGCGGTCCGCGGCGCGCTTGCCGGCGTCTCGCTCGCCCGGCTTTCGCGCGCTCCCATCCACGATCCCATTCCCGCTCCGCTGAGCGAACAGGTGTAA
- a CDS encoding quinone-dependent dihydroorotate dehydrogenase, whose product MSYALRPLLFALDAERAHALTLKALAVRAKLPAPAAKPNPRLATRIGDLAFANPLGVAAGLDKDGVAIEGLFGLGFGAVEIGTLTPLPQSGNPKPRLFRLVADRAVINRMGFNNGGLEGGLARARAARRGAGRLGINVGANKDATDRVADYVAGVSAAAPLADYVTINVSSPNTPGLRDLQHGAALDELLAACTAARATTPLFLKIAPDLDAAAIDGIARAAIGHGLDAIIMGNTTISRPPLRSPQAGEAGGLSGAPLATLARQRLADLRSATGGGIALIAAGGIDSGAEAYARIRAGARLVQLYSALVYEGPGLARHILAELDACLVRDGFADITAAATA is encoded by the coding sequence ATGTCCTACGCCCTTCGCCCGCTGCTCTTCGCGCTTGATGCCGAGCGCGCCCATGCGCTGACGCTCAAGGCGCTGGCGGTGCGCGCCAAACTGCCCGCTCCCGCCGCCAAGCCGAATCCGCGCCTCGCCACCCGTATCGGCGACCTAGCCTTCGCCAACCCGCTCGGCGTCGCTGCGGGGCTCGACAAGGACGGGGTGGCGATCGAGGGTCTGTTCGGCCTCGGCTTCGGCGCGGTCGAGATCGGTACGCTCACCCCCCTGCCCCAATCGGGCAACCCGAAGCCGCGACTGTTCCGCCTCGTCGCCGACCGCGCGGTCATCAACCGCATGGGCTTCAACAACGGCGGGCTCGAAGGCGGCCTCGCCCGCGCGCGCGCTGCCCGGCGCGGTGCCGGCCGGCTCGGCATCAACGTCGGCGCCAACAAGGACGCGACCGACCGCGTCGCCGATTACGTCGCCGGCGTCTCCGCCGCCGCGCCGCTCGCCGATTACGTCACGATCAACGTCTCCTCGCCCAACACCCCCGGCCTGCGCGATCTCCAGCACGGCGCGGCACTCGACGAACTGCTCGCCGCCTGCACCGCGGCGCGCGCCACGACGCCGCTGTTCCTGAAGATCGCCCCCGATCTCGACGCCGCGGCGATCGACGGCATCGCCCGCGCCGCGATCGGCCACGGGCTCGACGCGATCATCATGGGCAACACGACGATCTCGCGCCCGCCGCTACGGTCGCCACAAGCGGGCGAGGCCGGCGGCCTGTCGGGTGCGCCGCTCGCGACGCTCGCCCGGCAGCGACTGGCCGACCTGCGCAGCGCCACCGGCGGCGGCATCGCGCTGATCGCCGCGGGCGGAATCGACAGCGGCGCCGAAGCCTATGCGCGCATCCGCGCCGGTGCGCGCCTCGTCCAGCTCTATTCGGCGCTCGTCTACGAAGGACCGGGACTCGCCCGCCATATCCTCGCCGAGCTCGACGCCTGCCTCGTCCGCGACGGTTTCGCCGATATCACCGCGGCGGCCACGGCGTAA
- the ggt gene encoding gamma-glutamyltransferase, translated as MKIGLALALAAVSAPALAKAPPPQAPGRQAPGMVSAADPRAAAAGVEILKAGGSATDAAIATMLALNVVEPQSSGIGGGSFWVSHAAKTGKVTTIDAREAAPAAATPRWFYDAAGRPLSHDDAVPGGRSVGVPGALRGMALAHRQSGKLPWARLFEPAIRLARDGFRVSPRFRHSDESYGDHLTPEARAVFTVGADGILRNPAQAALLDRIARQGPDSFYVGPQAAKLVATVNGAARNPSTMTTGDLATYDAKPRPELCVPYRTYRICGMGPPSSGGITVLMILKQLERFDMAKLGKDSPVAWHLFAESSRLAYADRNLYVGDPDYVRVPVKGLLDPAYIAKRSALIATDRTMARVAAGTPPGAPARTPAPVSEVAGTTDLAVADRAGNVVEVTTTVEGPFGSGLVVDGTVLNNELTDFDIVPVDAGYLVANRVEGGKRPRSSMAPTIVYDANGKVRLAVGAAGGSTIIAQIAKALIGVLDWNLSAQEAIALGLVYAPGPVATLETGTGAAALQPALAALGERTQVAPLGLKANAIEWKQGRWVGAADPRSEGVAIGEDGSVSDPTRMAPVANRPSE; from the coding sequence ATGAAGATCGGACTCGCGCTCGCCCTTGCCGCCGTCAGTGCCCCGGCGCTGGCCAAGGCTCCGCCGCCCCAGGCCCCCGGCCGCCAGGCGCCCGGCATGGTCAGCGCCGCCGATCCGCGCGCCGCGGCGGCGGGGGTCGAGATCCTCAAGGCGGGCGGCAGCGCCACCGACGCCGCGATCGCGACGATGCTCGCGCTCAACGTCGTCGAGCCGCAGAGTTCCGGCATCGGCGGCGGCAGCTTCTGGGTCAGCCACGCCGCCAAGACCGGCAAGGTGACGACGATCGACGCGCGCGAGGCTGCCCCCGCCGCCGCGACGCCGCGCTGGTTCTACGACGCCGCCGGCAGGCCGCTGAGCCACGACGATGCGGTGCCGGGCGGGCGCAGCGTCGGCGTGCCGGGTGCGCTGCGCGGCATGGCGCTGGCGCACCGCCAGTCGGGCAAACTGCCCTGGGCGCGCTTGTTCGAACCGGCGATCCGGCTGGCGCGCGACGGCTTCCGCGTCAGCCCGCGCTTCCGCCATTCGGACGAATCCTACGGCGACCATCTCACGCCCGAGGCGCGCGCGGTTTTCACCGTCGGCGCCGACGGCATCCTGCGCAACCCGGCACAGGCGGCGCTGCTCGACCGGATCGCGCGGCAGGGTCCCGATAGTTTCTATGTCGGCCCGCAGGCGGCGAAGCTGGTCGCGACGGTCAACGGCGCCGCGCGCAACCCGTCGACGATGACGACCGGCGATCTGGCGACCTACGACGCCAAGCCGCGCCCCGAATTGTGCGTCCCCTATCGGACCTACCGGATCTGCGGGATGGGGCCGCCGTCGTCGGGCGGCATCACCGTGCTGATGATCCTCAAACAGCTCGAACGATTCGACATGGCGAAACTGGGCAAGGACTCGCCCGTCGCCTGGCATCTGTTCGCCGAAAGCTCGCGTCTCGCTTATGCCGACCGCAACCTGTACGTCGGCGATCCCGATTACGTCCGCGTCCCGGTCAAGGGCCTGCTCGACCCCGCCTATATCGCGAAGCGCTCGGCGCTGATCGCGACCGACAGGACGATGGCGCGCGTCGCCGCCGGCACGCCGCCGGGCGCACCGGCACGCACCCCGGCGCCGGTCAGCGAGGTCGCCGGCACCACCGACCTCGCCGTCGCCGATCGCGCCGGCAACGTCGTCGAGGTAACGACGACGGTCGAGGGGCCGTTCGGCTCGGGGCTGGTCGTCGACGGCACCGTGCTCAACAACGAGCTGACCGACTTCGACATCGTGCCGGTGGATGCCGGCTATCTCGTCGCCAACCGCGTCGAGGGCGGCAAGCGGCCGCGCAGCTCGATGGCGCCGACGATCGTCTACGATGCCAACGGCAAGGTCCGTCTGGCGGTCGGCGCGGCGGGCGGATCGACGATCATCGCGCAGATCGCCAAGGCGCTGATCGGCGTGCTCGACTGGAATTTGTCGGCGCAGGAGGCGATCGCCCTCGGCCTCGTCTACGCTCCCGGCCCGGTCGCGACGCTGGAGACCGGCACCGGCGCCGCCGCGTTGCAACCCGCGCTCGCCGCGCTGGGCGAACGCACGCAGGTCGCGCCGCTCGGGCTCAAGGCGAATGCGATCGAATGGAAGCAGGGCCGTTGGGTCGGCGCCGCCGATCCGCGCAGCGAGGGCGTCGCGATCGGCGAGGACGGCAGCGTCAGCGACCCGACCCGCATGGCGCCGGTCGCCAACCGCCCTTCGGAATAA
- a CDS encoding AMP-dependent synthetase/ligase — protein MMALERFPNLVTMFFARAKDRGDAPFLWAKRDGQWVATSWAEAARQVASLAAGLKAIGMKPGDRVMLVSENRPEWCISDLAIMAAGCITVPAYVTNTERDHAHIIADSGACGIIVSTDKLARVVLTAVLRSNQGQIVIGIDPMRAPSAGVDFHDWHALIADHPTEPTVAAAEATFQRDDLACIIYTSGTGGAPRGVMQHHGAILHNCNGCATVIAEDFGAGDEVFLSFLPLSHAYEHTGGQHLPISLGGQIYYAEGLDKLAANIEEVRPTIMFVVPRLFEVLRTRISKAIEKQGGMSAYLLAKALDVGAKANAGTLRLADRPAQLLVRTLFKPKIAKKFGGRMKAMVSGGAPLNPEIGLFFQSLGVTFLQGYGQTEAAPVISCNRPSAGIRMDSVGPPLIDTEVRIAEDGEILVRGELVMHGYWRNEAETARVLKDGWLHTGDIGEIDAAGRIAITDRKKDLIINDKGDNVAPQKVEGMLTLQPEIVQAMIAGDRRPYMVALIVPDPEWTQEWCAANGTLCKFERLAENSEYRTAIGHAVERVNKDLSVTERIRRFVLADAPFTIENEQLTPSLKIRRHVIRKEYGDRLDALYRG, from the coding sequence ATCATGGCCCTCGAGCGTTTCCCCAATCTCGTCACGATGTTCTTCGCACGGGCGAAGGACCGCGGCGACGCTCCCTTCCTTTGGGCGAAACGCGACGGCCAATGGGTCGCGACGAGCTGGGCGGAGGCAGCACGTCAGGTCGCGAGCCTCGCCGCGGGGCTGAAGGCGATCGGCATGAAGCCGGGCGACCGGGTGATGCTGGTCAGCGAGAACCGGCCGGAATGGTGCATCAGCGATCTCGCGATCATGGCGGCGGGCTGCATCACCGTGCCGGCCTATGTCACCAATACTGAGCGCGACCATGCCCATATCATCGCCGATTCGGGCGCATGCGGCATCATCGTGTCCACCGACAAGCTCGCGCGCGTTGTGCTCACCGCGGTGCTACGCTCCAACCAGGGCCAGATCGTCATCGGCATCGATCCGATGCGCGCGCCTTCGGCCGGCGTCGACTTCCACGACTGGCATGCGCTGATCGCCGACCATCCGACCGAGCCAACGGTGGCCGCGGCGGAGGCGACCTTCCAGCGCGACGACCTCGCCTGCATCATCTACACCAGCGGCACCGGCGGCGCGCCGCGCGGGGTGATGCAGCATCACGGCGCGATCCTGCACAATTGCAACGGCTGCGCGACGGTCATCGCCGAGGATTTCGGCGCGGGCGACGAGGTGTTTCTGTCGTTCCTGCCGCTCAGCCACGCCTATGAACATACCGGCGGCCAGCATCTGCCGATCTCGCTCGGCGGCCAGATCTATTATGCCGAGGGGCTCGACAAGCTCGCCGCCAATATCGAGGAAGTGCGCCCGACGATCATGTTCGTCGTGCCGCGACTGTTCGAGGTGCTGCGCACGCGGATCAGCAAGGCGATCGAGAAACAGGGCGGCATGTCCGCCTATCTGCTGGCGAAGGCGCTCGACGTCGGCGCGAAGGCGAATGCGGGCACGCTGCGCCTCGCCGACCGGCCCGCGCAACTGCTGGTCCGCACTCTGTTCAAGCCGAAGATCGCGAAGAAGTTCGGCGGACGGATGAAAGCGATGGTGTCGGGCGGCGCGCCGCTCAACCCGGAGATCGGGCTGTTCTTCCAGTCGCTCGGCGTCACCTTCCTGCAAGGCTATGGTCAGACCGAGGCGGCGCCGGTGATCTCGTGCAACCGGCCGAGCGCGGGCATCCGCATGGATTCGGTCGGCCCGCCGCTGATCGATACCGAGGTGCGCATCGCCGAGGACGGCGAGATCCTGGTGCGCGGCGAGCTGGTGATGCACGGCTATTGGCGCAACGAGGCCGAGACGGCGCGCGTGCTCAAGGACGGCTGGCTGCACACCGGCGACATCGGCGAGATCGACGCCGCCGGCCGGATCGCGATCACCGATCGCAAGAAAGACCTCATCATCAACGACAAGGGCGACAATGTCGCGCCGCAGAAGGTCGAGGGGATGCTGACGCTGCAACCCGAGATCGTGCAGGCGATGATCGCCGGCGACCGGCGCCCCTATATGGTCGCGCTGATCGTCCCCGACCCCGAATGGACGCAGGAATGGTGCGCGGCGAACGGCACGCTCTGCAAGTTCGAGCGGCTCGCCGAGAACAGCGAGTATCGCACCGCGATCGGCCATGCGGTGGAGCGGGTGAACAAGGATCTGTCGGTCACCGAACGCATCCGCCGCTTCGTGCTGGCCGACGCGCCGTTCACGATCGAGAACGAGCAACTGACGCCCAGCCTCAAGATCCGCCGCCACGTGATCCGCAAGGAATATGGCGACCGGCTGGACGCGCTGTATCGGGGGTGA